A section of the Mangifera indica cultivar Alphonso chromosome 12, CATAS_Mindica_2.1, whole genome shotgun sequence genome encodes:
- the LOC123192812 gene encoding shaggy-related protein kinase kappa-like has product MASASLGNGGVGSSRSVNGFKSSSSSVDWLGREMLEMRLRDQVDHDEDRDSEPDIIDGVGAETGHVIRTTIGGRNGNSKQKISYIAEHVVGTGSFGVVFQAKCRETGETVAIKKVLQDKRYKNRELQIMQMLDHPNIVALKHCFFSTTDKEELYLNLVLEYVPETVNRIARNYSRINQRMPLIYVKLYAYQICRALAYIHNCIGICHRDIKPQNLLVNPHTHQLKLCDFGSAKVLVKGEPNVSYICSRYYRAPELIFGATEYTTAIDIWSTGCVMAELLLGQPLFPGESGVDQLVEIIKVLGTPTREEIKCMNPNYTEFKFPQIKPHPWHKVFQKRLPPEAVDLVCRFFQYSPNLRYTALEACVHPFFDDLRDPNTRLPNGRPLPPLFNFKPQELSGISPDIVNRLIPEHARKQNLFMALHS; this is encoded by the exons atggCATCTGCCAGCCTTGGGAATGGGGGAGTGGGCAGTTCTAGGTCTGTTAATGGATTTAAGAGTTCGTCAAGTTCAGTTGACTGGCTGGGGCGGGAAATGCTTGAAATGAGATTACGGGACCAGGTGGACCACGACGAGGACAGA GATAGTGAACCGGATATAATTGACGGTGTGGGTGCTGAAACAGGACATGTGATAAGAACAACCATTGGTGGTCGAAATGGCAATTCTAAGCAG AAAATAAGTTATATTGCTGAGCATGTGGTTGGAACTGGTTCTTTTGGTGTTGTTTTTCAA GCAAAATGTAGAGAAACTGGAGAGACTGTCGCTATTAAGAAGGTTCTCCAAGACAAGCGCTATAAGAATAGGGAATTACAAATCATGCAAATGTTGGACCATCCAAATATTGTTGCCCTTAAGCATTGTTTCTTCTCAACAACGGACAAGGAAGAGCTTTATCTGAATCTTGTCCTTGAATATGTTCCTGAAACTGTTAATCGTATTGCAAGGAACTACAGCAGGATCAACCAACGAATGCCCTTGATATATGTTAAACTTTATGCATATCAG ATCTGCAGGGCACTTGCTTATATACATAATTGCATTGGTATTTGTCACCGAGATATCAAGCCTCAGAACTTGCTA GTCAATCCTCACACACATCAGCTGAAACTTTGCGATTTTGGGAGTGCCAAAGTTCTG GTGAAAGGAGAACCCAATGTTTCTTACATTTGCTCGAGATATTATCGTGCTCCAGAACTCATATTTGGTGCCACTGAGTATACAACTGCTATAGATATATGGTCCACAGGTTGTGTGATGGCTGAGTTGCTTCTTGGACAG CCTTTGTTTCCTGGTGAAAGTGGTGTTGACCAACTAGTTGAGATTATCAAG GTTTTAGGAACACCAACCAGGGAGGAGATAAAGTGCATGAATCCAAATTATACAGAATTTAAGTTTCCACAGATAAAACCTCATCCATGGCACAAG GTCTTCCAAAAACGTTTACCCCCAGAAGCAGTAGACCTCGTCTGTAGGTTTTTTCAGTACTCTCCCAATTTGCGATATACTGCT CTGGAAGCCTGCGTCCATCCTTTCTTTGATGATTTAAGGGACCCAAATACCCGTCTTCCAAATGGCCGCCCGCTTCCTCCACTCTTTAACTTTAAACCTCAGG AGCTTTCTGGCATATCACCCGACATCGTCAACCGGCTTATTCCAGAGCATGCTCGTAAGCAGAACTTATTCATGGCGTTGCACTCTTAG